In the Pogoniulus pusillus isolate bPogPus1 chromosome 40, bPogPus1.pri, whole genome shotgun sequence genome, GACTATAAAGAGCAACATCAATCTTGGTGACAAAAACTCCCAAAGAAGAGCAGACATTTGCACTTCCTTTATGTGTATGaaagagcacagctgctgaCTCCTAATGAGAGTGCTTAttctcttttctaacctggtcaGTGAACCCAGAAGATGGCAGAAAGCTGCGAGAAACAGGCCTGCACCTCATGCGCCgcatgctggctgtgctgcagataTTTGCTGTCAGTCAGTTTGGTTGTGCTGCTGGTCAGATTCCTCGCACCCTCTGGCAGAAGGACCAAGCCAACAAGGACTACTCCCCTTTAATTCAGAAACTGGAGTTGTCAGTAGAGCGGGTGAGGCAGCTAGCTATGAAACACCAGCAGGAAGACCACGTCATCAGTCCCACTGATCTGCAGGACGTTCCCTTAGGAGGCAGAGATGAGCTGACCCTAGCCGTGCGGAAGGAGTTGACCATTGCTTTGCGAGACCTGATGGCCCACGGGCTCTATGCCCCTTCCCAAGGGATGAGCCTGGTACTGGCACCCATTGCCTGCTTGCTTCCCACGTTCACCTCATCGCCACAGACCATGCACCCCTGGGAGCTCTTTGTGAAGTACTACAACGCCAAGAACGGCCAGGCCTTCGTGGAGTCCCCGGCCCGCAAGCTCTCCCAGTCCTTTGCCTTGCCTGTGATGGGAGGAGTGCCTGTAACCcccaagcagagcctgctgaCAGCCATCCACACGGTCCTCACAGAGCACAACCCTTTCAAGCGCAGCGCAGACTCTGAGCTGAAAGCTCTGGTGTGCATGGCGCTGAATGAGCAGCGCCTGGTCTCCTGGGTCAACCTGATCTGCAAATCTGGAGCTCTGGTGCAGTCCCACTACCAGCCCTGGAGCTACATGGCAAACACAGGCTTTGAGAGTGCCCTCAACGTTCTCAGCCGCCTGAGCAACTTGAAATTCAACCTCCCAGTTGATCTGGCTGTCCGGCAGCTGAAGAACATCAAAGATGCTTTTTGATGTATTTTTATGGTAGATCACCCACTTTCCACAAGTAGacagctgctgggctccagAGGCCTGGCTTTTTTAAGACCAAATTTGGCTCTTTCAAACTGATACTTGCAATTAGGGAAATCCAGTGGTGTCTTGATGATGGAAATCTGTGTTTTACAGGGCTGccactgcaaagctgctggaggTTGCATGGTGTGCAGCACCTCACCCTGCCCCTGTTGCGCAGCTCCGAGGAGCAGGACTGTCTCGTTGGCGAGCAGCCAGCAAGTGTTCAGGGCATGGGGCTGGCTGCCCTGAGTGCAGGAGGGGCCTGGCCACGGAgactgcaggcaggggaggTCCCGTTGAACCCATAGCTCGACTCCTGGGCTGCCCACCTCGGCTGTTACTCAGTCTGTGCTCTGAACCATGCCCCTGTGAGATGCCCATAGAGGGTTGCCTGGTGGCAGGGGACTTGCCCTCCCTAGTATGAAAGCGGCTGACCCGCAGGTGCAGGGACTGCACTGCTCCAGCGCTGGCGGATCGGTGATCTACGGGAGCAGTCGGGTGGGAGCCGACTTTGCCTAGCAGCTGCCGAACTCTGTCTTCGAAGCTTCTGTGGAGTAGTGAGCGCGCCCGCGTCCGGTGCTGGATCGGGGATAATTAAACGGCTTTAGCAAGTGCGTGTGTGGAGAACGCCTCTGGCTGCCGTGTCTGATCGCCGCTCGGTACGGGCCCTGTGCGGCGGCTGCAAGGGTTGAAGTCTCCGCAGGCTCCCTGGGGCGGGGACGGGCAGCGGGGACGCGGCTGTGCGGTAGCGCGGTCTGGCCTTGCGCATGCGCGGACGCGGCGGAAGTGAGGCAGGGCGGAAGTGAGGCAGGGCGGAAGTGAGGCAGGGCGGCAGCGGTGAGAGGTTGCCGGAAGTGCTCGGGCCTCCTTTTCCGGCCTAGGCGCCATCACCGCGGAGCCTCGGTGAGTGCGGGCCCGGCCGCAAGATCCGGAGCCATCCGCAGGATTCGCCATAATCGGGAAAGGGCCGGGGCCGGCCGCGCGCCCGGGTGCGGCGGTCACGGCCGCAGGCCTGCCCGTGACCGCCGCACGCTGTCTCTGCAGAGATGGGGAAGTTCATGAAGCCGGGGAaggtggtgctggtgctggccgGCCGCTACTCGGGTCGCAAGGCCGTCATCGTAAAGGTGAGCGGGGCCGGCGGGGCAGAGCCCGGAGCCTTGCTGCCGCCGGTGCCTGGGCGGGCTGCCGCTGGGGTTTCCCGGCGGCGGTGGCTGGCGGTCCGCGGTGCCATCGCCGGCGGCGGTCGGTGTGTTTCAGAACATCGACGACGGCACCTCGGACCGGCCGTACAGCCACGCTTTGGTGGCCGGTATCGACCGCTACCCGCGGAAGGTGACGGCGGCAATGGGCAAGAAGAAAATCGCCAAGAGGTCCAAAATTAAGTCCTTTGTGAAGGTTTACAACTACAACCATCTGATGCCCACCCGGTGAGTGTCCCTAGCGTGCGGGCTCCGGCcggtggcagggctggaagagtaCTGTACTCTTACAGCGATCGCAGTTCTGGCGTGCGCTCGGGAGCGCTGGGGTCGAGGCGTGGATGAACACTGCAAAACAGGAGCTTGGAGATGGGGGGCAGGGGTGAACTGAAACAAGGCAGGTTTGGTCCAGCCCCACTCACTTTCCTCTTGATGTTGGGATACCAACAGGTGAGACTTTTGAGATGGTCCTGGGGGTCGGTCttgggtgctggctgagctaccTTCAGAGCTCCTGCCGGTCATCTCTGAATCGTGCAGCCATTTCTTCGCGTTGTAGGCTGAATGGGATGGCGATTTCCTGGGTCAGGAAGGCTTTAGCAGGCCCTTGAAAGGCACTGATTGGTGCATTTGGCTGcttcaggctgcctgctgcactgtCACCCCTGTCCAAGCACCATGGCTCCCCTGAACCTTGTCACTCTCTCGCTCAGGTATTCTGTCGATATTCCCCTGGACAAAACCGTGGTCAATAAGGATGTGTTCAGGGACCCTGCGCTGAAACGCAAAGCGAGGCGTGAAGCCAAGGTCAAATTTGAGGAGAGGTGAGTTGGGAGTTCTTGTCTCTTCTGTGGAGTGcacttctgtccctgggtgtgcCGTATCTCAGGTGATAGCAGGTTACACACTTGTACCTCAGCTGTGTCGAACACATTTCCAGTCAAGTGCATTTCACCTCgctgcctgcctgtgttcacacagctctgctgggagctgctggactGGGGTGGGGAAATGGTTCACCAACAACAGCTGTAGACTTGGGCTGATATTTGTGACAATCCTGTAGCTTTGTTTCAGCTCCACTGGGGCCTTTCAGGGGTGAGGTAAGAGTCTCTGGGTGCCTTGCTGCCAGGTTATCTGCTGTCTGTCAACAGCAGATGGGACATTTGGTGGGACACTTCGGAGTGTCCAGTTGAGGGTCCTGTTCAGTGTTGAGAGGCTGCCGTGCAGCCTTAACAGGATGTGGACATCAGGCAGGCAATCTGAGGTGCTGGTTGTGTTAGTGTGATACCTCTTCCCTTACTCATGTCTGGTGGCACCACCACATGCTGGATTCTTACCTCTTGGACTGGAAATCACTGTGATGTGGACATGCTTCACAAAACAGCCTCATAAGGACAGCAGGAAGCTGGCATCTGTTTCTTTGGGACAATGAGATGCTTTATGTGGGTCTAGtagcagcccaggctggtgcAATGGGACAGATTGCCCCGGGAGAGCTGCATGCTGCCCTTGCCCATGGGGCTACACAGGCAACTTGTCTGCAAGGCCAGCGCTGGCACAGACCACTCCCTAACTCCTGTGTTTCTTCTCTTCCAGGTACAAGACAGGCAAGAATAAATGGTTCTTCCAGAAGCTGCGATTCTAAAGCTCGTGAGGCTGTGTCAATAAATGTATATTAAAACTCACGTTGTTCTGTTGCATAAACCCAAGCATTGCCAGGACTTCGTGGTGGGAGGGCTCTACCGTGTCTCTAAGATCTGGGGGCGCCACCACAGTCCAATGAGCTCTGCAGTGGCTGTGGAGTTTTTGTGTAGCCTGCACTGCCTCTGTCCTGGGGCAGCTCCTTGGAGAATGATTGGTGTCGCTCC is a window encoding:
- the RUNDC1 gene encoding RUN domain-containing protein 1, with amino-acid sequence MEAEGAPLGPGERWAPVGAVSAATAEEEDEEENEEEEAAAGGSPQSVPRLRAERCRLQGALLALASHFAQVQFRLRQVARAGPGEQQRLLRELEEFAFRGCPGPAPDEQEKQEQSEIQKEKQRELILQLKTQLDDLETFAYQEGSYDSLPQSVVMERQRMIISELIKKLDMDLSEDIATLSPEELRQRVDVAIAQIVNPARVKEQLVEQLKTQIRDLEMFISFIQDEVGGSGKAEDGDCECAGRKDGGSSSKPSTRPAGNRVNPEDGRKLRETGLHLMRRMLAVLQIFAVSQFGCAAGQIPRTLWQKDQANKDYSPLIQKLELSVERVRQLAMKHQQEDHVISPTDLQDVPLGGRDELTLAVRKELTIALRDLMAHGLYAPSQGMSLVLAPIACLLPTFTSSPQTMHPWELFVKYYNAKNGQAFVESPARKLSQSFALPVMGGVPVTPKQSLLTAIHTVLTEHNPFKRSADSELKALVCMALNEQRLVSWVNLICKSGALVQSHYQPWSYMANTGFESALNVLSRLSNLKFNLPVDLAVRQLKNIKDAF
- the RPL27 gene encoding large ribosomal subunit protein eL27 codes for the protein MGKFMKPGKVVLVLAGRYSGRKAVIVKNIDDGTSDRPYSHALVAGIDRYPRKVTAAMGKKKIAKRSKIKSFVKVYNYNHLMPTRYSVDIPLDKTVVNKDVFRDPALKRKARREAKVKFEERYKTGKNKWFFQKLRF